A window of the Equus asinus isolate D_3611 breed Donkey chromosome 20, EquAss-T2T_v2, whole genome shotgun sequence genome harbors these coding sequences:
- the LOC106836008 gene encoding olfactory receptor 8B12-like, producing MAAKNSSVTEFILLGLTDKPGLQIPLFFLFLGFYMVMVVGNLGLIMLIGLNSSLHTPMYFFLFNLSLIDFCYSTTIIPQMLKSFASKQNIILHAECMTQLFFLCFFAISESIILSAMAYDRYVAICKPLVYTVTMSPEVCLRLVLGVYVMGFSGALAHTENVASLTFCANNLVNHFMCDVFPLLEVSCNSTYINELVVFIFVTIVIGMSIVTIFISYGLILSSILHIHSTEGRSKAFSTCSSHIIVVCLFFGSGAFMYLKPPSILPLDQGKVSSLFYTIVVPMLNPLIYSLRNKDVKVALRKSLGRKIFSREISSI from the coding sequence ATGGCAGCCAAGAACTCTTCAGTGACAGAGTTTATTCTACTAGGCTTAACAGACAAGCCAGGACTCCAGAtacctctcttcttcctgtttctagGTTTCTATATGGTCATGGTGGTGGGGAACTTGGGCCTCATAATGCTGATTGGGTTGAACTCTAGCCtgcacactcccatgtactttttcctcttcaACCTCTCCTTAATAGATTTCTGTTACTCCACCACCATCATCCCCCAAATGCTGAAGAGTTTTGCCTCAAAGCAGAACATTATCTTGCATGCAGAGTGTATGACTCAACTCTTTTTCTTATGCTTCTTTGCCATCTCTGAGTCCATCATCCTGTCAgcaatggcctatgaccgctatgttgcCATCTGTAAACCATTGGTGTACACGGTCACCATGTCTCCTGAGGTCTGTTTACGCCTCGTGTTAGGTGTGTATGTGATGGGGTTTTCAGGGGCATTGGCCCATACTGAAAATGTAGCAAGTCTAACCTTCTGTGCCAACAACCTTGTCAATCACTTCATGTGTGATGTCTTTCCTCTCCTTGAGGTCTCCTGCAACAGCACTTACATCAACGAGCTGGTGGTCTTCATATTTGTGACCATTGTCATTGGAATGTCCATCGTCACTATCTTCATCTCTTATGGTCTAATCCTCTCCAGCATTCTCCACATTCACTCCACTGAGGGTAGGTCTAAAGCCTTCAGTACATGCAGCTCCCACATAATCGTGGTCTGTCTTTTCTTTGGTTCTGGGGCTTTCATGTATCTCAAACCACCTTCCATTTTGCCCCTTGACCAAGGGAAAGTGTCCTCCCTGTTCTATACCATTGTGGTGCCCATGTTAAACCCATTGATCTACAGTTTGAGGAACAAGGATGTCAAAGTTGCACTGAGGAAATCcttgggaagaaaaatattttctcgaGAAATAAGTAGTATTTGA